A genomic stretch from Setaria viridis chromosome 1, Setaria_viridis_v4.0, whole genome shotgun sequence includes:
- the LOC140221521 gene encoding uncharacterized protein has product MADDDAAARAEKARRAEEERFRSVALDEYEAAHVAIWAQATAIVNVKALIPVILDQATNTYTKWRGMFLTVLGKYALTRHVLADEAFPTRPAWVQADCVVLTWIHGTVSGDLQQSLMMRQRPACEAWCYLEDEFLGQRESRALLLETQFRNFRQDSLTITDYCRRLESMAASLAEFGDPIGDRQLVLTLLRGLSGKFRHMVSILKMHRPFPTFAEARTHLLLEEMEINARPPSPPAALVAAPRPAANTGGPAAPRYGAPTPPTRPHGAPSGGQQGAPTGGQRSGRRRGRGGRGGQQQQQQQPAAGAPPGFSHASPGMHSSFAHPWAGTLQMWPYGRPPPAPPAFTAVPQYGYDSSFSGVPSGGAYGSGYTAPPSPYVYGGAAPAFQGPSPAYQVSQPAPWNPVHGGAWTQDSLAQSFNTMTLTPPAPSEWYADSGAGSHMTADAGNLSTISPPSSFTPSSIIVGNGALLPVTATGSHIFSSPHRNLVLNNVLVSPNIIKNLISIRRFTTDNNCSIEFDPFGLSVKDLQTRNVIARCNSSGDLYPFFPPATSTSALIAAPTSLWHRRLGHLGREALSKLISSSVISCNKDDLHHICHACQLGHHTRLPFGSSSSRASHNFDLIHCDLWTSPIVSVSGYKYYLVILDDCSHYIWTFPLRLKSEMFSTLSNFFAFIHTQFGTTIKSIQCDNGREFDNSTARTFFLSHGVALCMSCPYTSQQNGRAERSLRTINNIMRSLLFQASLPLVYWVEALHTATYLVNRLPTKTLASSTPYTHLHSTQPSYDHLKVFGCACYPNLSSTAPHKLAPRSSLCVFLGYSSEHKGYRCLELQSNRIILSRHVVFDESFFPFADMSTTPMASSALDFLVDEHDLTAPLPGVRVVHAGTPAPPTSPAVHGPVPVHAPVATSQSAPAPLSPGTRSPNSPLTGATAPVHPAQAAASSAPVASPTAPSGAAAPQLHDNRPHHRHSPGLHHPGHQCALCWDTR; this is encoded by the exons ATGGCGGACGACGATGCTGCTGCCCGTGCTGAGAAAGCACGCCGCGCCGAGGAAGAGCGCTTCCGTTCCGTCGCGCTGGACGAGTACGAGGCCGCCCACGTAGCTATCTGGGCGCAGGCCACCGCCATCGTCAACGTCAAGGCCCTGATCCCCGTCATTCTCGACCAGGCCACCAACACCTACACCAAGTGGCGCGGCATGTTCCTCACCGTCCTCGGCAAGTACGCGCTGACTCGCCACGTCCTTGCGGATGAGGCGTTCCCCACGCGCCCGGCGTGGGTGCAGGCCGACTGTGTCGTGTTGACATGGATACACGGCACGGTCTCCGGCGATCTACAGCAATCGCTCATGATGCGGCAGCGACCTGCATGCGAAGCTTGGTGCTACCTCGAGGATGAGTTCCTCGGTCAGCGGgaatcccgcgccctcctcctcgagaCGCAATTCCGCAACTTCCGCCAAGACTCCCTGACAATCACAGATTATTGCCGTCGTCTCGAGTCCATGGCTGCGTCACTTGCCGAGTTCGGCGACCCCATCGGTGATCGGCAACTAGTGCTCACCCTCCTCCGTGGCTTGAGCGGCAAGTTCCGCCACATGGTGTCCATTCTCAAGATGCATCGCCCGTTCCCAACCTTCGCGGAGGCTCGGACGCACCTCCTCctggaggagatggagatcaaCGCGAGGCCGCCCTCGCCTCCCGCCGCACTCGTCGCCGCGCCACGCCCGGCGGCAAACACTGgtggccctgccgcgccgcgctATGGGGCGCCCACTCCTCCTACGCGCCCCCACGGTGCGCCCTCTGGTGGACAGCAGGGAGCACCCACTGGTGGCCAGCGTTCCGGCCGacgtcgcggccgcggcggacgtggcggccagcagcagcagcagcaacaacctGCTGCTGGCGCCCCTCCCGGTTTCAGCCATGCATCCCCAGGTATGCACTCGTCATTTGCACACCCCTGGGCCGGCACCCTCCAGATGTGGCCCTATGGGCGTCCTCCACCGGCACCACCAGCGTTCACCGCCGTCCCGCAGTACGGCTACGACAGCTCCTTCAGCGGCGTCCCGAGCGGTGGCGCCTATGGCTCCGGCTACACCGCTCCGCCTTCACCGTACGTCTACGGGGGAGCAGCGCCAGCGTTCCAGGGGCCCTCGCCGGCCTACCAGGTGTCACAGCCGGCACCCTGGAACCCCGTCCATGGAGGCGCTTGGACTCAAGACTCCCTGGCGCAGTCGTTCAACACCATGACGCTCACTCCGCCGGCACCGTCCGAGTGGTACGCCGACTCCGGTGCTGGTTCTCACATGACCGCGGATGCTGGTAACCTCTCCACCATTTCCCCACCATCATCTTTTACACCTTCATCTATCATTGTGGGCAATGGAGCACTCCTTCCTGTCACTGCCACCGGATCACATATTTTTTCATCTCCACATCGTAATCTTGTTCTTAACAATGTTCTGGTGTCCCCCAACATTATTAAGAATTTGATTTCCATTCGTCGTTTTACCACCGATAATAATTGTTCTATTGAATTTGATCCGTTTGGTCTTTCTGTGAAGGATTTGCAAACCAGGAACGTGATCGCCAGGTGCAATAGCTCTGGCGACCTCTACCCGTTCTTTCCACCCGCCACCAGCACCTCCGCACTTATCGCTGCACCCACCTCACTTTGGCATCGTCGTCTCGGGCATCTTGGGCGTGAAGCTCTGTCCAAGCTTATTAGTTCCAGTGTTATCTCATGTAATAAAGATGATCTCCACCATATATGCCATGCGTGCCAACTTGGTCATCACACACGGCTTCCTTTTGGATCATCCAGCTCTAGGGCTAGTCATAATTTTGATTTGATACACTGTGATCTTTGGACATCTCCTATTGTTAGTGTGTCAGGGTACAAATATTATCTTGTTATTCTTGATGATTGCTCACACTACATTTGGACGTTTCCACTTCGCCTAAAATCTGAGATGTTTTCCACTCTCTCAAATTTTTTTGCCTTTATTCACACGCAATTTGGCACCACCATCAAGAGCATTCAGTGCGACAATGGCCGTGAATTTGATAATTCCACCGCCCGCACGTTCTTTCTCTCCCACGGTGTTGCACTCTGCATGTCGTGTCCATACACTTCTCAGCAAAATGGCAGAGCCGAGCGCTCCCTTCGCACCATTAATAATATTATGCGTTCTCTGCTATTTCAGGCGAGTCTTCCTCTGGTTTACTGGGTTGAGGCCCTCCACACTGCCACCTATCTTGTGAACCGCCTCCCCACCAAAACCCTCGCCTCCTCGACACCTTACACCCACCTTCATTCCACCCAACCCTCCTATGACCATCTCAAAgtttttgggtgtgcttgttaCCCCAACTTGTCCTCCACAGCACCCCACAAACTTGCACCTCGTTCTTCCCTATGCGTCTTCCTTGGCTACTCCTCGGAACACAAAGGCTATCGGTGTCTCGAGCTCCAGTCGAATCGTATTATTCTCTCTCGACATGTCGTTTTTGATGAATCTTTTTTCCCTTTCGCCGACATGTCGACCACGCCCATGGCTTCCTCCGCCTTGGACTTCCTCGTTGATGAGCATGATCTCACCGCTCCACTTCCTGGAGTTCGCGTTGTGCATGCAGGTACCCCGGCTCCTCCGACGTCGCCCGCCGTGCATGGCCCTGTGCCTGTGCATGCGCCTGTTGCCACGTCCCAGTCCGCTCCTGCACCGCTGAGCCCTGGAACACGGTCGCCCAACTCGCCCCTGACCGGCGCTACTGCCCCTGTGCATCCCGCACAGGCTGCTGCCAGTAGCGCCCCGGTCGCCTCGCCGACTGCACCATCCGGTGCTGCTGCCCCT CAGCTCCACGAcaaccggccgcaccatcgccACTCGCCCGGTCTCCATCACCCCGGTCACCAATGCGCactctgttgggatacgaggtag
- the LOC117848509 gene encoding protein RRC1 — MHSPAMSSKKVPYHKHREAEEARKKREEDEAARVYAEFVESFKGDSSSGAKFVRGGVIDPNAKLKADPEGGKSKDGGSVPKKGSRYVPSFLPPSFSKEPEKKKEEERPKEKGKPRVIDKFLEELKFEQEQREKRNQDRDHRRDRHSDSSMPSSRFDELPDEFDPTGRFPGSFDDGDPQTTNLYVGNLSPKVDENFLLRTFGRFGPIASVKIMWPRTEEERRRQRNCGFVAFMNRADGQAAKDEMQGVIVYDYELKIGWGKSVALPSQALPAPPPGHMAIRNKEGGSVILSGPGDPAIASVTPQTSELVLTPNVPDIVVAPPDDGRLRHVIDTMALHVLDGGCAFEQAVMERGRGNPLFDFLFDLKSKEHTYYVWRLYSFAQGDTLQRWRTEPYIMITGSGRWVPPPLSSNRSPEREKEYTFAAGRSRRVEVERTLTDSQRDEFEDMLRSLSLERSQIKEAMGFALDNADAAGEIVEVLTESLTLKETPIPTKVARLMLVSDILHNSSAPVKNASAFRTKFEASLPDVMESFNDLYRSITGRITAEALKERVMKVLQVWADWFLFSDAFLNGLRATFLRSGNSGVVPFHSLCGDAPEIEKKGSSEDGNDGFKLNEDGALATGKAAATKELLGLPLAELERRCRHNGLSLSGGKEMMVARLLNLEEAEKERVYEKDVDMKYAQGEQHKIGREDSGFNARSASRFGETPNGDELDVSRNSMGAGNGRTRESASAELESFPSKKPKYDPVLPSSKWSREDDIDDDEDRKGGQGLGLSYSSGSDAGELGNADTSEVSTDHASHHQETIVDEEQRQKLRQIEISVVQYRESLEEQGLRNMDEIEKKVASHRKRLQSEYGLSTSTVGANSKRSSERTSLERKEKHDDAHDYARKRRRSQSSSRSPPRKSQERDREHNRGRDRSHGNDAGRDRAREKSTSRGRDDHYDRSRDREKDRRKGR; from the exons ATGCATTCGCCTGCT ATGAGTTCGAAGAAGGTTCCGTACCACAAGCACCGAGAGGCTGAGGAGGCGAGGAAGAAG AgggaggaagatgaagcggCACGCGTATATGCGGAATTTGTTGAGTCATTCAAGGGTGATAGCTCATCTGGGGCTAAGTTTGTCCGAGGTGGTGTGATCGACCCCAATGCTAAGCTGAAGGCCGATCCTGAAG GTGGAAAATCCAAAGATGGGGGGTCTGTTCCAAAGAAGGGCAGTAG GTATGTTCCGTCCTTCTTGCCACCATCATTTTCAAAAGAGCCTGAGAAGAAG aaggaagaggagaggccaaaggaaaaaggaaagccACGCGTAATAGATAAGTTCCTGGAGGAACTTAAGTTTGAGCAAGAGCAACGAGAAAAGCGTAATCAGGACCGAGACCACCGGCGTGATCGTCATAGCGATAGCTCCATG CCCTCTAGCCGGTTTGATGAACTACCAGATGAATTTGATCCGACTGGAAGATTTCCAGGATCATTTGATGATGGCGATCCTCAAACCACAAACTTATATGTCGGCAATCTATCACCAAAG GTCGATGAGAATTTTCTTTTAAGGACCTTTGGTCGGTTTGGACCGATTGCTAGTGTCAAGATTATGTGGCCTAGAACAGAAGAGGAACGCAGAAGGCAAAGAAATTGTGGTTTTGTTGCCTTTATGAATAGAGCAGATGGACAGGCAGCAAAGGATGAAATGCAAG GTGTTATTGTGTATGACTATGAACTGAAGATTGGATGGGGTAAATCTGTTGCTCTTCCATCACAGGCGTTGCCTGCTCCTCCCCCAGGACACATGGCAATCAGAAATAAAGAG GGTGGTTCAGTTATACTTTCTGGTCCTGGCGACCCTGCTATTGCATCTGTTACACCACAGACCTCAGAGCTG GTCCTTACACCAAATGTTCCTGATATTGTGGTTGCTCCACCGGATGATGGACGTCTTCGGCACGTGATTGACACAATGGCTCTGCACGTACTTGATGGTGGATGTGCTTTTGAACAAGCTGTAATGGAGAGAGGGCGAGGAAATCCTTTATTCGATTTCTTGTTCGATCTTAAATCTAAAGAGCACACATACTATGTTTGGAGGCTATACTCCTTTGCTCAG GGTGATACTTTACAACGATGGAGAACAGAACCATACATAATGATCACAGGAAGTGGAAG ATGGGTTCCACCTCCCTTGTCATCCAACAGAAGCCCTGAACGTGAAAAGGAATATACATTTGCTGCTGGTAGAAGCAGG CGTGTTGAAGTGGAGCGTACATTGACTGACTCACAGCGTGATGAATTTGAGGACATGCTACGTTCGTTGTCATTGGAGAGGAGTCAAATAAAAGAGGCCATGGGATTTGCCTTGGATAATGCTGATGCAGCTGGGGAG ATTGTTGAGGTTCTTACAGAATCCTTGACACTCAAGGAGACACCTATTCCAACCAAGGTTGCTCGGCTTATGCTAGTGTCCGACATCCTTCACAACAGTAGTGCTCCTGTGAAGAATGCATCTGCATTCCGAACAAAGTTCGAAGCTTCTCTGCCAGATGTTATGGAGAGCTTCAATGACTTGTACCGCAGTATCACTGGAAGGATTACTGCTGAAGCTCTGAAG GAGAGGGTTATGAAAGTTCTACAAGTGTGGGCAGACTGGTTCTTGTTTTCTGATGCATTTCTGAATGGACTGAGGGCTACTTTCCTTAGATCAGGCAACTCAGGTGTTGTTCCATTTCACTCGCTATGCGGTGATGCACCTGAAATTGAAAAGAAAGGTAGCTCTGAGGATGGAAATGATGGATTTAAGCTTAATGAAGATGGTGCCTTGGCTACAGgaaaagcagcagcaacaaaGGAGCTATTAGGGCTTCCACTAGCTGAACTTGAGCGCCGTTGTAGACATAATGGCCTCTCACTATCTGGTGGTAAAGAGATGATGGTTGCCAGGTTGCTTAACTTGGAAGAGGCTGAGAAGGAACGAGTATATGAGAAAGATGTTGACATGAAATATGCGCAAGGGGAACAGCATAAAATTGGAAGAGAGGACAGCGGTTTTAATGCCCGTAGTGCATCAAGATTTGGAGAAACTCCTAATGGTGATGAATTAGATGTCTCCCGGAACAGTATGGGAGCTGGCAATGGGCGCACTAGAGAGTCTGCTTCTGCTGAACTTGAATCATTTCCAAGCAAGAAGCCAAAATATGATCCTGTTTTACCATCTTCTAAATGGAGTCGAGAGGATGACATTGACGATGATGAAGATAGAAAAGGTGGTCAAGGCTTGGGATTAAGCTATTCATCTGGAAGTGATGCTGGTGAGCTAGGAAATGCCGATACATCAGAAGTTAGTACTGATCatgcaagtcatcatcaagaaacgattgttgatgaagagCAGAG GCAGAAGTTAAGGCAGATTGAGATTTCTGTCGTGCAGTACCGTGAATCTCTTGAAGAGCAGGGTTTGCGCAACATGGATGAGATTGAGAAGAAGGTTGCCAGCCATCGGAAGCGTCTTCAGTCTGAATATGGTTTATCCACTTCAACTGTTGGTGCAAACAGCAAGCGGTCTTCTG AAAGAACATCATTGGAGCGGAAAGAGAAGCACGACGATGCACATGATTATGCTAGGAAGCGGCGTCGGAGCCAGAGTAGTAGCCGCAGCCCTCCAAGGAAGTCACAGGAGAGGGACCGAGAGCACAACCGCGGCAGAGACCGATCCCATGGCAATGATGCCGGTAGGGACAGAGCACGTGAGAAAAGCACGAGCCGAGGGCGCGATGACCATTACGACAGGAGCCGAGACAGGGAGAAGGACAGGAGAAAGGGAAGGTGA
- the LOC117847499 gene encoding autophagy-related protein 11 — protein sequence MSSGSAVTGSGAEEEAVAVPLGQNLLVHVAENGHSLEIRCFGDTLVEAIQQSIERYCGIPPGDQRLLCGNTSLDGAHPLAYYRLPRDDREVFLYNKARLLADSRPPPPESVYIPEPKIPPAPRPQDSPPVEVSADPALKALVSYEIRFRYHFQVANAVYRCSDTKFELCKRLLREQQVQERALDTARSNLDHTFKKVSQRYLEFVRCFSQQHRAHMELLTNFERDLQRLRAVRLHPALQCEGRQCLLDLLKENDMRKLADGCFSSQKQFEMKVSQLKANFLELKKRVDNLFNVMSSSGCKDLEKLIKEHQGVISEQKSIMQSLSKDVDTSKKLVDDCSSCQLSASLRPHDAVSAVGRIYEVHEKDNLPRIRNFDHMLTKLLEKCRDKKNEMNTLVHVSMQRVKSTQMNIRDIMNELIAFQEGMSHQDDFANLKIVSGLGHAYRACLAEVARRKSYFKLYTGLAGTYAEKLATECETEKARREDFYRTWVKYIPDDIMGSMGLFDSPSQCDIKVTPFDRDLLPIDVDDVEKLAPQSLVGPFLKSERSQLPKSSLSNSSTSGNLNKSEQNLLSADDKMDFQDFLGDYDTIDIAGTSKLEVENARLKAELASAIATLCNLGVEYGYESIDEEQIDSVLKKAREKTAEALAAKDEFANKLKSLLTANQEKCLSYEKRIQDLEERLSNQYMQGHMVSGSKGTSGSLVSAFKCNDCNLEVSGGRQTQIRDESSVAMDEASSTSEQPSKQTEGGDENMTDISGALNLQLLDSVACTNLDAFMTELPRDNEDKIVSIDKEGQMLTQLTMADTSDVPVEDHHALELRNKELLVSELQNALDEKSKQLGETESRLSAMADEVNSLKRELEHARGLLDESQMNCAHLENCLHEAREEARTNKCSADRRAVEYDALRSSALRIHGLFERLNSCVTAPGVTGFAESLRSLAVSLASSVKKDEADTTVQFQQCIKILAEKVTFLTRQSAELLDRYSTVQAAHGAIAKDLDEKKELIKNLYNKLQLEKQASKEKISFGRFEVHELAVFVRNPAGHYEAINRNCSNYYLSEESVALFTQQHPRHPAYIIGQIVHIERRIVHPDQMGGAPRPDSSGSRRPPASTLNPYNLTPGCEYFVVTVAMLPDAVR from the exons ATGAGCTCCGGGTCGGCGGTGACGGgcagcggcgcggaggaggaggcggtggcggtgcctcTGGGGCAGAATCTGCTGGTGCACGTGGCGGAGAACGGCCACAGCTTGGAGATCAGGTGCTTCGGCGACACGCTCGTCGAGGCAATCCAGCAGTCCATCGAGCGCTACTGCGGCATCCCGCCCGGCGACCAACGCCTCCTCTGCGGCAACACCTCCCTCGACGGCGCCCACCCTCTCGCCTACTACAGGCTCCCGCGCGACGACCGCGAGGTCTTCCTCTACAACAAGGCTCGCCTCCTGGCCGActcccggcccccgccgcccgagTCCGTTTACATCCCGGAGCCAAAAATTCCACCGGCGCCTCGGCCGCAGGACTCGCCGCCCGTGGAGGTGTCTGCCGACCCTGCGTTGAAGGCGCTGGTGTCCTATGAAATCAGGTTCAGGTACCACTTTCAGGTTGCCAATGCGGTGTACCGATGTAGTGATACGAAATTTGAGCTATGCAAGCGGCTGCTACGGGAACAGCAGGTGCAGGAGCGAGCACTGGACACAGCCCGGAGCAACCTGGATCACACATTCAAGAAGGTCTCGCAGCGGTATTTAGAGTTTGTGCGGTGCTTCTCGCAGCAGCACCGTGCACACATGGAGCTGCTCACAAATTTTGAGAGAGATTTGCAGAGGTTGCGTGCTGTTAGGCTGCACCCAGCGCTGCAATGCGAGGGGAGGCAGTGCTTGCTGGACCTTCTCAAGGAGAATGACATGAGGAAATTGGCGGATGGGTGCTTCAGCTCGCAGAAGCAGTTTGAGATGAAGGTGTCGCAACTGAAGGCAAACTTCTTGGAGCTGAAGAAGAGGGTGGATAACTTATTCAATGTTATGAGCTCAAGTGGGTGCAAGGATCTTGAGAAGCTGATAAAAGAGCATCAGGGAGTCATCAGTGAGCAGAAGAGCATCATGCAATCTCTAAG CAAAGATGTGGATACTTCAAAGAAGCTTGTTGATGACTGCTCAAGCTGCCAGCTATCTGCTTCTCTCCGTCCTCATGATGCAGTCTCAGCAGTTGGTCGCATCTATGAAGTACATGAAAAGGATAACTTGCCCCGAATACGAAATTTTGATCACATGCTTACAAAATTACTTGAGAAATGCAGGGACAAAAAGAATGAAATGAATACTTTGGTCCATGTTTCCATGCAAAGAGTAAAGTCTACTCAGATGAATATCAGAGACATCATGAATGAGCTCATTGCATTCCAGGAGGGGATGAGTCATCAAGATGATTTTGCTAACCTGAAAATAGTTAGTGGCTTGGGTCATGCGTATAGAGCTTGTCTTGCTGAGGTAGCACGTAGAAAATCTTATTTTAAGCTGTATACTGGATTGGCTGGAACATATGCGGAAAAGCTGGCAACTGAGTGTGAAACTGAGAAAGCAAGACGAGAGGATTTCTATAGGACATGGGTCAAGTACATTCCAGATGATATCATGGGTTCCATGGGACTCTTTGATTCTCCAAGTCAGTGTGACATAAAAGTCACTCCTTTTGATCGTGATCTACTTCCCAttgatgttgatgatgtggaAAAGCTTGCTCCCCAGTCTCTAGTTGGGCCTTTTCTGAAATCCGAGAGGTCACAGCTACCCAAGTCCTCACTGAGCAATTCTAGCACCAGTGGAAATTTGAATAAATCTGAGCAAAATCTTCTGAGTGCTGATGATAAGATGGATTTCCAAGATTTTCTGGGGGATTATGACACTATCGATATTGCAGGAACTAGTAAGTTAGAAGTGGAGAATGCCAGGTTAAAAGCAGAGCTTGCTTCTGCAATTGCAACTCTCTGCAATCTTGGTGTTgaatatggatatgagtctatTGATGAAGAGCAGATTGATTCTGTACTGAAAAAAGCAAGGGAAAAAACTGCTGAGGCGCTGGCTGCAAAGGATGAGTTTGCTAACAAGCTCAAGTCATTGCTCACTGCAAATCAGGAAAAATGCTTGTCATATGAGAAGCGAATCCAGGATCTTGAGGAACGGTTATCTAACCAGTACATGCAAGGCCACATGGTTTCAGGAAGCAAAGGCACGTCTGGTTCCCTTGTTTCTGCATTTAAATGTAATGATTGCAACCTGGAGGTGTCTGGAGGCAGGCAAACCCAAATACGGGATGAATCAAGTGTGGCCATGGATGAGGCCTCTTCAACATCCGAACAGCCATCAAAACAAACAGAAGGTGGCGATGAGAACATGACCGACATTTCGGGTGCACTGAACTTGCAGTTGCTCGATTCAGTAGCATGTACTAATCTGGATGCTTTCATGACAGAATTGCCGCGTGACAATGAAGACAAGATTGTAAGCATCGATAAGGAAGGGCAAATGCTGACACAACTTACTATGGCTGATACTTCTGATGTTCCTGTAGAAGATCATCATGCCTTAGAGTTGAGGAATAAGGAGCTCCTTGTGTCAGAGCTGCAAAATGCCCTGGATGAAAAGTCAAAACAGTTGGGTGAAACTGAAAGTAGACTTAGTGCTATGGCAGATGAGGTTAACTCCCTGAAGAGAGAACTTGAACACGCCCGGGGTCTTCTTGATGAATCTCAG ATGAATTGTGCGCATCTTGAAAACTGCTTACACGAGGCAAGAGAAGAGGCCCGTACCAACAAATGTTCAGCTGACAGAAGGGCTGTTGAGTATGATGCTCTGCGGTCATCTGCTCTGAGGATACATGGTCTGTTTGAAAGACTAAACAGTTGTGTCACTGCACCAGGCGTGACTGGCTTTGCAGAGTCACTGCGTTCTTTGGCTGTCTCCTTAGCAAG CTCTGTAAAGAAGGATGAAGCTGATACCACTGTTCAGTTTCAACAATGCATCAAGATCCTGGCGGAAAAAGTTACTTTCCTGACACGACAGAGTGCTGAGCTGCTGGACCGCTACTCGACAGTGCAGGCAGCACACGGAGCTATCGCAAAAGACTTGGATGAGAAGAAAGAGCTGATTAAGAATCTCTACAATAAACTTCAACTTGAAAAACAG GCCAGCAAGGAGAAGATATCCTTTGGCCGTTTCGAGGTCCATGAGCTCGCCGTCTTTGTCCGGAATCCTGCTGGGCACTATGAGGCGATCAACCGGAACTGCTCAAACTACTACCTGTCTGAGGAATCCGTAGCCCTCTTCACCCAGCAGCACCCGCGGCACCCGGCCTACATAATTGGGCAGATTGTTCACATTGAGCGTCGCATAGTGCACCCGGACCAGATGGGAGGAGCTCCACGCCCTGATAGCAGTGGCAGCCGTCGGCCGCCCGCATCCACGCTGAACCCCTACAACCTGACCCCGGGCTGCGAGTACTTTGTGGTGACGGTTGCCATGCTGCCCGACGCCGTCCGTTGA